A window from Musa acuminata AAA Group cultivar baxijiao chromosome BXJ3-10, Cavendish_Baxijiao_AAA, whole genome shotgun sequence encodes these proteins:
- the LOC104000970 gene encoding large ribosomal subunit protein uL16 — protein MGRRPARCYRQIKNKPYPKSRYCRGVPDPKIRIYDVGMKKKGVDEFPFCVHLVSWEKENVSSEALEAARIACNKYMTKFAGKDAFHLRVRVHPFHVLRINKMLSCAGADRLQTGMRGAFGKPQGTCARVSIGQVLLSVRCKDNNSNNAQEALRRAKFKFPGRQKIIISGKWGFTKFSRADYLKWKSENRIAPDGVNAKLLGCHGPLAARRPGKAFLPAAVAETS, from the exons ATGGGGAGGC GACCTGCAAGATGCTATCGTCAGATTAAGAACAAACCATACCCGAAATCTCGGTACTGCCGTGGTGTTCCCGATCCTAAGATTAGGATCTACGATGTTGGAATGAAGAAGAAAGGAGTGGATGAATTTCCCTTCTGTGTTCACTTGGTGAGCTGGGAAAAGGAAAATGTTTCCAGCGAGGCTCTTGAGGCTGCTCGTATTGCATGTAACAAATATATGACAAAGTTTGCTGGAAAGGATGCTTTCCACCTACGAGTGAGAGTGCATCCATTCCATGTTTTACGTATCAACAAGATGCTTTCTTGCGCTGGAGCTGATAGGCTCCAGACTGGGATGAGGGGGGCCTTTGGGAAGCCTCAAGGGACGTGTGCTAGGGTAAGCATTGGTCAAGTCCTCCTCTCTGTTCGTTGCAAAGATAACAATAGCAATAATGCCCAAGAGGCCCTACGACGTGCGAAGTTCAAGTTCCCTGGCCGTCAAAAGATTATCATCAGTGGAAAGTG GGGCTTCACTAAGTTTAGTCGTGCTGACTATTTGAAGTGGAAGAGTGAGAACAGAATTGCCCCAGATGGTGTCAATGCTAAG TTACTTGGATGCCATGGTCCACTTGCTGCTCGCCGTCCCGGAAAGGCTTTCTTACCAGCTGCAGTTGCGGAAACTTCTTAG